A genome region from Yoonia vestfoldensis includes the following:
- a CDS encoding VOC family protein, with product MPVPFHFAYHVTDLDEARAFYTGALGAVEGRSTETWVDFDFFGHQLSLHLGAPFANAPTGKVGDHMVPMPHFGVVLPLDEWTALAGRLEDRQTDFILAPSVRFKGEPGEQWTMFFRDPSGNPIEIKGFAAESGVFAA from the coding sequence ATGCCCGTGCCATTCCATTTCGCCTATCACGTCACCGATCTGGACGAGGCCCGCGCATTCTATACCGGTGCGCTGGGCGCTGTCGAAGGCCGGTCCACCGAGACATGGGTCGATTTCGACTTTTTCGGCCATCAGCTCAGCCTGCATCTGGGCGCACCTTTCGCCAATGCGCCGACCGGCAAAGTGGGCGATCACATGGTGCCGATGCCCCATTTCGGCGTGGTGCTGCCGCTGGATGAATGGACCGCGCTTGCCGGTCGTCTGGAAGACCGGCAGACCGATTTTATCCTGGCCCCCTCGGTCCGCTTCAAGGGCGAGCCAGGCGAACAATGGACCATGTTTTTCCGTGATCCTTCGGGCAATCCAATCGAGATCAAGGGCTTTGCCGCCGAAAGCGGTGTTTTCGCCGCCTGA
- the ctaD gene encoding cytochrome c oxidase subunit I: MNVVARHRRLDAIWASQKGFRGWFSTVNHSDLGRMFLVTSFFFFIVGGILAMLIRAQLASPHAAFAGPEIYNQIFTMHGTIMMFLFAIPAFEGLAIYLLPKILGTRDLAFPRLTAYGYWCYVFGGSMLLVAMLLGLAPDSGWFMYTPLSNAIYASGINTDFWLIGITFVEISAIAAAAEICVSILKFRAPGMTLAKMPIFAWYALVTALMILTGFPPLILGSILLEVERAFGFPFFQVDLGGDSLLWQHLFWLFGHPEVYIIFLPAAGIVSTVLPVMCRTTLIGYGWIVAAIVALAFLSFGLWVHHMFTTGIPHMALAFFSAASTLVAVPTAVQIFAWIGTMWKGRPELHMPMLHIMGFFATFVIGGLTGVMVAMVPFNWQVHDTAFITAHLHYVLFGGFVFPVFAGIYYWLPHVTGRKRFFRLGEFAFWLIFAGFHVTFFAMHWVGLLGQRRRIDSYTPEDGWTLINLISSVGSFVLSIGIAMVLLDVILHVWSQRRIRRNPWQAGTLDWATLTPAPSYNFASLPHVTSRDPLADDPDLPVSLAQGKGYLGTPRHHWRETLMVDVATGRPEAHVIYPANTRLPIVMSAVTGIFFLGLLLKTYWMVPIGIVGVAALALHWVWVTGRKDDPGAQDVGQGVTLPHTSATDRAPGWWGSLFLLVANATLFGCLLFGFGFLWTVAPGWPPAVRFVPSFIELGVGVAGALGTALALRLALAAVRNARATLPALGIALTGALVFGACCAIMLWRMPPPVDHAYAATLFVLGSYGLFHAGLMVLMTGHLIARVTQGYISPVRRSEFAVVSLWADYLAISGSLVLLVGHLSGLTL; this comes from the coding sequence ATGAATGTCGTTGCACGCCATCGCAGGCTTGATGCGATCTGGGCCTCGCAAAAGGGGTTTCGCGGCTGGTTTTCCACCGTGAACCATAGCGATCTGGGGCGGATGTTCCTTGTCACCTCGTTTTTCTTTTTCATCGTGGGGGGCATCCTTGCGATGCTGATCCGCGCGCAGCTGGCCAGCCCGCATGCGGCCTTTGCCGGGCCAGAGATCTATAACCAGATCTTTACCATGCACGGGACGATCATGATGTTCCTCTTCGCGATCCCCGCATTCGAGGGGCTGGCGATCTATCTTTTGCCCAAGATCCTTGGCACCCGCGATCTGGCCTTTCCGCGCCTGACGGCTTACGGCTATTGGTGTTACGTCTTCGGCGGGTCGATGCTGCTGGTGGCGATGCTGCTGGGGCTTGCGCCCGACAGCGGCTGGTTCATGTATACGCCGCTGTCCAATGCGATCTATGCGTCCGGCATCAACACCGATTTCTGGCTGATCGGGATCACCTTTGTCGAGATTTCGGCCATCGCGGCAGCGGCTGAAATCTGTGTGTCGATCCTGAAATTCCGCGCCCCCGGCATGACGCTGGCGAAAATGCCGATCTTTGCCTGGTATGCGCTGGTCACGGCACTGATGATCCTGACGGGGTTCCCGCCGCTGATCCTTGGCTCGATCCTGTTAGAGGTGGAACGCGCCTTTGGCTTTCCGTTCTTTCAGGTCGACCTGGGCGGAGACAGCCTGCTGTGGCAGCATCTGTTCTGGCTGTTCGGCCATCCCGAGGTCTATATCATCTTTCTGCCTGCGGCTGGCATCGTATCCACCGTGCTGCCGGTGATGTGCCGCACGACGCTGATCGGCTATGGCTGGATCGTGGCGGCGATTGTGGCACTGGCGTTTTTGTCCTTCGGGCTCTGGGTGCATCACATGTTCACCACGGGCATTCCGCATATGGCGCTGGCCTTCTTTTCGGCAGCGTCAACGCTGGTGGCGGTGCCGACGGCGGTGCAGATTTTCGCCTGGATCGGCACGATGTGGAAAGGCCGGCCCGAATTGCATATGCCGATGCTGCATATCATGGGCTTTTTCGCGACTTTCGTGATCGGCGGGCTGACCGGCGTCATGGTGGCGATGGTGCCGTTCAACTGGCAGGTCCATGACACGGCCTTTATCACCGCGCATCTGCATTATGTGCTGTTTGGCGGTTTCGTCTTTCCGGTCTTCGCGGGGATTTATTACTGGCTGCCGCATGTGACCGGGCGCAAGCGGTTCTTTCGCTTGGGCGAATTTGCGTTCTGGCTGATCTTTGCAGGCTTTCACGTCACGTTTTTCGCGATGCATTGGGTGGGGCTTTTAGGCCAGCGCCGCCGGATCGACAGCTATACCCCCGAGGATGGCTGGACCCTGATCAATCTGATTTCATCCGTCGGCAGTTTCGTTCTGTCCATCGGGATCGCCATGGTCCTGCTGGATGTGATCCTGCATGTCTGGTCGCAGCGCAGGATTAGGCGTAATCCCTGGCAGGCAGGCACGCTGGACTGGGCGACACTGACGCCCGCGCCATCCTATAATTTCGCCAGCCTGCCGCATGTGACCAGCCGCGACCCGCTGGCAGATGATCCGGACCTGCCGGTCAGTCTGGCGCAGGGCAAAGGCTATCTGGGCACACCCCGCCATCATTGGCGCGAGACCTTGATGGTCGATGTCGCCACAGGCCGCCCCGAAGCGCATGTGATCTATCCCGCCAATACCCGCCTGCCGATTGTGATGTCGGCGGTGACGGGTATCTTCTTTCTGGGGCTTTTGCTGAAAACCTATTGGATGGTCCCGATCGGGATCGTCGGGGTGGCGGCGCTGGCGCTGCACTGGGTCTGGGTTACCGGGCGCAAGGATGATCCGGGCGCGCAGGATGTGGGGCAGGGCGTGACCTTGCCACATACCAGCGCCACCGACCGCGCGCCGGGCTGGTGGGGCTCGCTGTTTTTGCTGGTGGCCAATGCCACCTTGTTTGGCTGTCTGCTGTTCGGTTTCGGCTTTTTATGGACCGTCGCCCCCGGCTGGCCGCCTGCCGTCCGGTTTGTGCCGTCCTTCATCGAACTTGGCGTGGGCGTGGCGGGCGCGCTGGGCACGGCACTTGCGCTGCGGCTGGCGCTGGCAGCGGTGCGCAACGCGCGCGCGACCCTGCCTGCGCTGGGCATCGCCTTGACCGGCGCGCTGGTTTTCGGGGCCTGCTGCGCCATCATGCTGTGGCGCATGCCGCCGCCCGTGGACCATGCCTATGCCGCGACCTTGTTCGTGCTGGGCAGCTACGGGCTGTTCCACGCGGGGCTGATGGTGCTGATGACCGGCCATCTGATCGCGCGGGTGACGCAGGGCTATATCTCGCCCGTCCGCCGGTCGGAATTTGCGGTGGTCAGTCTTTGGGCCGATTACCTCGCCATCAGCGGATCGCTGGTGCTGCTGGTCGGGCATCTGTCGGGGCTGACGCTATGA
- a CDS encoding O-acetylhomoserine aminocarboxypropyltransferase/cysteine synthase family protein gives MTDAPSYGFDTLQVHAGARPDPATGARQVPIYQTTAYVFRDAEHAAALFNLQEVGYIYSRLTNPTVAALQERIATLEGGVGGVCCSSGHAAQIMALFPLMQPGRNIVASSRLYGGTVTQFSQTIKRFGWSAKFVDFDDHAAVAAAIDDDTRAVFCEAIANPGGHITDLDAISAISDAAGIPLIVDNTSATPYLCRPIEHGATLVVHSTTKYLTGNGTVTGGCVVDSGKFDWRANDKFPSLSQPEPAYHGLTFAETFGPLAFTFHGIAIGLRDLGMTMNPQAAHYTLMGIETLSLRMDRHVQNAQTIAKWLQDDPRIDDVTYAGLDSSPYAHLVPKICPKGAGALFTIAVKGGYDACVKLVDSLEIFSHVANLGDTRSLVIHSASTTHRQLTADQQKAAGAGPNIVRLSIGIEDARDLIADLDQALTKAVG, from the coding sequence ATGACAGACGCCCCCAGCTACGGTTTCGACACATTGCAGGTCCATGCGGGCGCGCGCCCCGATCCGGCCACCGGCGCGCGGCAGGTGCCGATCTACCAGACCACCGCCTATGTCTTCCGCGACGCCGAACATGCGGCGGCGCTGTTTAACCTGCAAGAGGTCGGCTATATCTATTCGCGCCTGACCAATCCCACGGTCGCGGCCTTGCAGGAACGTATCGCCACGCTCGAAGGCGGTGTTGGCGGGGTCTGCTGTTCGTCGGGTCACGCGGCCCAGATCATGGCGCTGTTTCCGCTGATGCAGCCGGGGCGCAATATCGTGGCGTCAAGCCGGCTTTATGGTGGCACGGTCACGCAATTCAGCCAGACGATCAAACGCTTTGGCTGGTCGGCCAAATTCGTCGATTTCGATGATCACGCCGCCGTTGCCGCCGCCATCGACGATGATACCCGCGCCGTATTCTGCGAAGCCATCGCCAATCCCGGCGGGCATATCACCGATCTGGACGCGATTTCCGCGATCTCGGATGCGGCGGGTATTCCGCTGATCGTGGATAATACCAGCGCGACCCCCTATCTGTGCCGCCCGATCGAACATGGCGCGACGCTGGTCGTGCATTCGACCACGAAATACCTGACCGGCAATGGCACTGTGACGGGGGGCTGCGTCGTGGATAGCGGCAAATTCGACTGGCGCGCCAATGACAAATTCCCGTCCCTGTCACAGCCCGAACCCGCCTATCACGGGCTGACATTCGCGGAAACCTTTGGCCCGCTGGCCTTTACCTTTCACGGCATCGCCATCGGGCTGCGTGATCTGGGGATGACGATGAACCCGCAGGCCGCGCATTACACGCTGATGGGGATCGAGACGCTGTCTTTGCGCATGGACCGGCATGTGCAGAATGCACAGACCATCGCCAAATGGCTGCAAGATGATCCGCGCATTGATGATGTGACCTATGCCGGGCTGGATAGCTCGCCCTATGCGCATCTGGTCCCCAAGATCTGCCCCAAGGGTGCGGGTGCCTTGTTCACCATCGCGGTCAAGGGCGGCTATGACGCCTGCGTCAAGCTGGTCGACAGCCTGGAAATATTTAGCCATGTGGCTAACCTTGGCGACACCCGGTCGCTGGTGATCCATTCCGCCAGCACAACGCATCGGCAGCTGACCGCTGACCAGCAAAAGGCCGCAGGGGCCGGGCCGAATATCGTGCGCCTGTCCATCGGGATCGAGGATGCCCGCGATTTGATCGCCGATCTGGATCAGGCCTTGACCAAAGCCGTCGGCTAA
- a CDS encoding PRC-barrel domain-containing protein, whose protein sequence is MADPMNTETRSLAENADSIDETHRLIASNKVEGTHVYNHDGENIGSIYNFMVDKHSGKVSYAVMSFGGFLGLGERYHPLPWDTLTFDPDLGGYIVNVTREQLDQAPSYAPDEDPWQDPGYGRNVYGYYGVPYV, encoded by the coding sequence ATGGCTGACCCTATGAACACCGAGACGCGGTCGCTGGCCGAAAATGCCGATTCCATCGACGAGACGCATCGTCTGATCGCATCCAACAAGGTGGAAGGCACGCATGTCTATAATCACGACGGCGAAAACATCGGCAGCATCTATAATTTCATGGTCGATAAACACAGCGGCAAGGTTTCTTATGCCGTGATGTCATTTGGCGGCTTTCTGGGGCTGGGCGAACGCTATCATCCGCTGCCTTGGGATACGCTGACCTTCGATCCCGATCTGGGTGGCTATATCGTCAATGTCACCCGCGAACAGCTGGACCAGGCCCCAAGCTATGCGCCCGATGAAGACCCCTGGCAGGACCCCGGCTATGGGCGCAATGTCTATGGCTATTACGGCGTGCCCTATGTCTGA
- the otsB gene encoding trehalose-phosphatase, whose amino-acid sequence MTEILQPSLVLAPARTAFFLDVDGTLAEIVADPQQARVAPPVRDVLHRLALGTGDALALVSGRSLAQIDRMLAPLILPAVGVHGLERRLQDGAVTRFDYDAQAHAGLVAAVTDFAARHDGLEPDPKPGAVALHYRKRPALAAQCHAFMQGLCEADPALSLLSGKMVLELIYGRQTKGEAVQSLMQQPPFAGRIPFFAGDDVTDETGFAAVNRMGGLSVKVGEGATAARYRVADIAALVHCLDLAARQGAPQREQSQRRDVS is encoded by the coding sequence GTGACTGAAATTCTTCAGCCTTCGCTGGTATTGGCGCCGGCCCGCACCGCGTTTTTCCTCGATGTGGACGGGACATTGGCCGAGATCGTCGCCGATCCGCAACAGGCGCGTGTCGCGCCGCCGGTGCGCGATGTGCTGCACAGGCTGGCGCTGGGGACCGGCGATGCGCTGGCGCTGGTCTCGGGGCGGTCGCTGGCGCAGATCGACAGGATGCTGGCCCCGCTGATATTGCCCGCCGTGGGGGTGCATGGGCTGGAACGGCGGCTGCAGGACGGGGCCGTGACGCGGTTTGACTATGACGCGCAGGCCCATGCCGGGCTGGTCGCCGCAGTGACCGATTTCGCGGCCCGCCATGACGGGCTGGAGCCCGACCCCAAGCCCGGCGCAGTCGCTTTGCATTACCGCAAGCGGCCCGCGCTTGCAGCGCAATGTCACGCCTTCATGCAGGGCCTTTGCGAGGCCGATCCGGCGCTGTCGCTGCTGTCTGGCAAGATGGTGCTGGAATTGATCTATGGCCGCCAGACCAAGGGCGAGGCGGTGCAAAGCCTGATGCAGCAGCCGCCTTTTGCCGGGCGCATCCCGTTTTTCGCAGGCGATGACGTCACGGACGAGACCGGCTTTGCCGCCGTCAACCGCATGGGCGGCCTATCGGTCAAGGTCGGTGAGGGGGCGACAGCCGCGCGCTATCGCGTGGCGGATATCGCCGCGCTGGTCCATTGCCTTGATCTGGCGGCGCGACAGGGCGCACCGCAGCGGGAACAATCACAACGCAGGGATGTTTCATGA
- a CDS encoding cytochrome c oxidase subunit II: MSTLDAAGPAAWAIAALWWAMLIGSVLIFALVMGLVALAFWRRRPAAPGDEDRQLRVWIIGFGLGFPMIVLAILLGFGLVIGERLLPRDDGNVVQVGAQGQRWVWTFTYQDAPGQMTQDILHIPAGRPVDVAVTTADVIHSFWVPRLAGKRDAIPGRANLLRIEADAPGDYQGLSAEFSGTNYAGFGFTVRAHDAAGWAAFIAGGTQ; the protein is encoded by the coding sequence ATGTCGACCCTCGATGCAGCAGGGCCTGCGGCGTGGGCCATCGCCGCGCTGTGGTGGGCCATGCTGATCGGATCGGTGCTGATCTTTGCGCTGGTCATGGGCTTGGTGGCGCTGGCTTTCTGGCGGCGCAGGCCCGCCGCACCCGGCGATGAGGATCGCCAGCTGCGGGTCTGGATCATCGGCTTTGGCCTTGGTTTTCCGATGATCGTGCTGGCGATCTTGCTGGGCTTTGGGCTGGTGATCGGTGAACGGCTTTTGCCGCGCGATGACGGCAATGTCGTGCAGGTCGGCGCGCAGGGGCAGCGCTGGGTCTGGACCTTTACCTATCAGGATGCGCCGGGGCAGATGACACAGGATATCTTGCACATTCCCGCAGGCCGGCCGGTCGATGTCGCGGTTACCACGGCGGATGTGATCCATAGTTTCTGGGTGCCGCGCCTTGCAGGCAAGCGCGACGCCATCCCCGGCCGCGCCAATCTGCTGCGGATCGAGGCCGATGCGCCGGGCGATTACCAAGGTCTGAGCGCGGAATTCAGCGGCACGAATTATGCCGGTTTCGGCTTTACCGTCCGGGCGCATGACGCCGCAGGCTGGGCCGCTTTCATCGCAGGAGGCACCCAATGA
- a CDS encoding alpha,alpha-trehalose-phosphate synthase (UDP-forming), which produces MTIQSPPPRINLGQGLRKDADDDPSSSQGSGKQRLVVVSNRVADLSAQVQTGGLAVGLADAVRKRGGIWFGWNGDRKGQTGDPVTISEHGPVTCVGIPITPADFTEYYSDYSNSVLWPLFHYRLDLVHITATAFDGYMRVNEAFARQLLPMLQPDDIIWIHDYHLIPLAGILRRMGCRQRIGFFLHIPLPPPELLSATPHHLELMRGFLDYDLLGFQTQTDANNLKSYMAAHAPEIRVAADHLQAKDRQVRVGRYPIGIDAAEFTRLASAERAESVPPTPVGAARMQRIIGVDRLDYSKGLPERFRAFDTLLHQHPDLSKHVNFVQVAPPSRGEVDAYADIRAELEQMAGAVNGRLADLDWTPLQYICRPLPRDVLAPLMRNSDIGFVTPLRDGMNLVAKEFVAAQDPEDPGVLILSQFAGAAEEMQDALIVNPYDVEDMAEALYRGLTMPLDERRARHAALLHNVTTCGAKDWAAAFLADLAPAR; this is translated from the coding sequence ATGACCATTCAATCCCCTCCGCCCCGGATCAACCTTGGCCAAGGCTTGCGCAAGGATGCCGATGACGACCCGTCGTCTTCGCAGGGCAGCGGCAAGCAGCGGCTTGTCGTGGTGTCCAACCGTGTTGCCGATCTCAGCGCGCAGGTGCAGACCGGCGGTCTGGCCGTGGGTCTGGCCGATGCGGTGCGCAAACGCGGCGGGATCTGGTTTGGCTGGAACGGCGACCGCAAAGGCCAGACCGGCGACCCTGTCACGATCAGCGAACACGGGCCTGTCACCTGTGTCGGCATCCCGATCACCCCCGCCGATTTCACCGAATATTATTCCGATTATTCCAACAGCGTGCTTTGGCCCTTGTTTCACTACCGGCTGGATCTGGTCCATATCACCGCGACGGCCTTTGACGGCTATATGCGCGTGAACGAGGCTTTTGCCCGCCAGCTTTTGCCGATGCTGCAGCCTGATGATATCATCTGGATTCACGATTACCACCTGATCCCGCTGGCCGGTATCCTGCGCCGGATGGGCTGTCGCCAGCGGATCGGCTTCTTTTTGCACATCCCGCTGCCGCCGCCCGAACTGTTGTCGGCAACGCCACATCATCTTGAATTGATGCGCGGTTTTCTGGATTACGACCTGCTGGGGTTCCAGACCCAGACCGATGCCAATAACCTGAAATCCTATATGGCGGCCCATGCGCCCGAGATCCGCGTGGCGGCGGATCATTTGCAGGCCAAGGATCGCCAAGTGCGGGTCGGCCGCTATCCGATCGGCATCGATGCGGCCGAATTCACCCGTCTTGCCAGTGCCGAGCGCGCGGAATCCGTGCCGCCCACGCCGGTCGGGGCCGCGCGGATGCAGCGGATCATCGGGGTCGACCGGCTGGATTATTCCAAAGGCCTGCCCGAACGGTTCCGCGCCTTCGATACGTTGCTGCATCAGCATCCGGACCTGTCCAAACATGTCAATTTCGTGCAGGTCGCGCCACCCTCGCGCGGCGAGGTGGATGCCTATGCCGATATCCGCGCCGAGCTGGAACAGATGGCCGGGGCGGTGAACGGACGGCTGGCCGATCTGGATTGGACGCCGCTGCAATATATCTGCCGCCCCTTGCCGCGCGACGTGCTGGCCCCCTTGATGCGCAACAGCGATATCGGCTTTGTCACGCCTTTGCGCGACGGGATGAACCTTGTCGCCAAGGAATTCGTCGCAGCCCAGGACCCCGAAGACCCCGGCGTGCTGATCCTGTCGCAATTCGCCGGTGCCGCCGAGGAAATGCAAGATGCGTTGATCGTCAATCCCTATGATGTCGAGGATATGGCCGAGGCGCTCTATCGTGGGTTGACTATGCCGCTGGATGAAAGGCGCGCGCGCCATGCGGCCTTGCTGCATAATGTCACCACCTGCGGGGCCAAGGATTGGGCGGCGGCCTTTCTGGCCGATCTGGCCCCTGCGCGCTGA
- a CDS encoding CopD family protein, with amino-acid sequence MVEWITPLVPLFKAVHIAALLIWCSGLLILPIMLARHEPAIGPDDYIHIRRAAHLTYTLCVTPAAVVAVIAGTWLIFLREVFVPWFYAKMVFVALLVALHAWIGHVLVLTAEKPGTHRPPHPAYGVGGVLCVAVVILGLVLAKPAADWVSMPQWLLVPRGHDFPFEVPS; translated from the coding sequence GTGGTAGAATGGATCACGCCTCTGGTGCCGCTCTTCAAGGCGGTGCATATCGCGGCGCTGCTGATCTGGTGCAGCGGGTTGCTGATCCTGCCGATCATGCTGGCGCGCCATGAACCGGCCATCGGGCCGGATGATTACATCCATATCCGCCGCGCCGCCCATCTGACCTATACGCTTTGCGTCACACCTGCGGCGGTGGTGGCGGTGATCGCGGGCACCTGGCTGATCTTTCTGCGCGAGGTCTTTGTGCCCTGGTTCTATGCCAAGATGGTCTTTGTGGCGCTGCTGGTCGCGCTGCATGCCTGGATCGGGCATGTGCTGGTGCTGACGGCCGAAAAACCCGGCACGCACCGCCCACCCCATCCCGCCTATGGGGTGGGCGGCGTTTTATGCGTGGCGGTGGTGATCCTTGGTCTGGTGCTGGCCAAACCTGCCGCCGATTGGGTCAGCATGCCGCAATGGCTGCTGGTGCCGCGCGGTCACGATTTTCCCTTCGAGGTGCCCAGTTGA
- a CDS encoding DUF2231 domain-containing protein: MPEEKVETESDALIDPIGEMPDFNKTESRMALAGHPIHAMSVAFPVALTFCTLGADVFYWITGDLFWARAAVWAAGTGFVLGMIAGLSGAAELLLVSGIRARAPAWTHFIIAVTLLAILGANWGHRLSGYEAAVLPYGLLLSGLSVLMVMFTGWHGGKLVFDYQLGTSKGKS; this comes from the coding sequence ATGCCTGAAGAAAAAGTCGAGACTGAATCCGACGCGTTGATCGACCCGATCGGGGAAATGCCGGATTTCAACAAGACGGAATCGCGGATGGCCTTGGCGGGACATCCGATCCACGCGATGAGCGTCGCTTTCCCGGTCGCGCTGACCTTTTGCACCTTGGGTGCGGATGTCTTTTACTGGATCACGGGCGATCTGTTCTGGGCGCGCGCCGCTGTCTGGGCGGCGGGCACCGGCTTTGTGCTGGGGATGATCGCTGGCTTGTCGGGGGCGGCGGAATTGCTGCTGGTCTCGGGGATCCGCGCCCGCGCGCCCGCCTGGACGCATTTCATCATCGCGGTCACGCTGCTGGCGATCCTGGGGGCGAATTGGGGGCATCGGCTGTCGGGCTATGAAGCCGCCGTGCTGCCCTATGGGCTGCTTTTGTCGGGGCTGAGCGTGCTGATGGTCATGTTCACGGGATGGCATGGGGGCAAGCTTGTCTTTGATTATCAACTGGGCACCTCGAAGGGAAAATCGTGA
- a CDS encoding exopolysaccharide biosynthesis protein codes for MAKGEDHKLGDLIDRLRATTAQDSVSIADAMAAIGGRGIIPFLLVPALLTMSPLSGLPGFSATAGVIITIVSVYMLLNRDGIRLPGFIASRSVDAHKLDKALRKLQPFVAWIDRHTRRRWHLLFKRPIIWLPQGLCLLSGMVMPFLEFIPFTSSIVATGVFLLALSLLVRDGRLFVIALVPYAAVITLAVRQITGA; via the coding sequence ATGGCCAAGGGCGAAGACCACAAACTGGGCGATCTGATTGACCGGCTTCGCGCCACCACCGCGCAGGACAGCGTGTCAATCGCGGATGCCATGGCCGCAATCGGCGGGCGCGGGATCATCCCGTTTCTATTGGTCCCGGCCTTGCTGACGATGTCGCCGCTGTCGGGCCTGCCCGGCTTTTCGGCCACGGCGGGGGTGATCATCACGATTGTATCGGTCTATATGCTGCTGAACCGCGACGGCATCCGCCTGCCCGGTTTCATCGCATCGCGCAGCGTCGATGCGCACAAGCTGGACAAGGCGTTGCGTAAGCTTCAGCCTTTCGTCGCTTGGATCGACCGGCACACGCGGCGGCGCTGGCATCTGCTGTTCAAACGGCCGATCATCTGGCTGCCGCAGGGGCTGTGCCTGTTGTCGGGGATGGTCATGCCATTTCTGGAATTCATCCCCTTCACCTCGTCCATCGTGGCGACGGGCGTGTTTTTGCTGGCGCTGTCGCTGCTGGTGCGCGACGGGCGGTTATTTGTCATCGCGCTGGTACCTTATGCCGCCGTGATCACGCTTGCGGTCCGGCAAATAACTGGCGCTTGA
- a CDS encoding MgtC/SapB family protein, with translation MLHDIGSTIMAEFGDLPDIAAITVITLRLLTAAALGGVLGYDRERKARSAGVRTHMLVAVGAALFVIGPIQAGMPIEQVSRVLQGIVQGIGFLGAGAIIVRRSRHEVEGLTTAASIWATAGIGVIVGLGLEATAILTTAVVLAILVVMPFLVPQCAPGDTDIDDPRS, from the coding sequence ATGTTGCACGATATCGGGTCCACGATCATGGCCGAATTCGGGGATCTGCCGGATATTGCGGCGATCACGGTCATTACGCTGCGCTTGTTGACGGCGGCCGCATTGGGCGGCGTGCTGGGCTATGACCGCGAACGCAAGGCGCGCAGCGCCGGGGTGCGCACGCATATGCTGGTCGCGGTGGGCGCGGCCTTATTCGTGATCGGGCCGATACAGGCGGGGATGCCGATCGAACAGGTCTCGCGCGTTCTGCAAGGCATTGTCCAAGGCATCGGGTTTCTGGGGGCAGGGGCCATCATCGTGCGCAGATCGCGCCACGAGGTCGAAGGCCTGACGACCGCCGCCAGTATCTGGGCCACGGCGGGGATCGGTGTGATCGTGGGCCTTGGCCTCGAGGCGACGGCCATCCTGACAACCGCTGTCGTGCTGGCGATCCTTGTGGTGATGCCGTTTCTTGTGCCGCAATGCGCGCCCGGCGATACCGATATCGACGATCCGCGCAGCTGA
- a CDS encoding cytochrome c oxidase assembly protein, which yields MDRIYCGPPPLPDQLWSSWNLDPPLLLALALMGWLLRRDLAGLLAVAVLILAFVSPLCALSSALFSARVVHHVLLVAVAAPLLAWGLRAQTAGGPALPLAVASVILWAWHLPAAYDAALSHVGVYWLMQITLLASAVWFWRAAFARNGAPVLQLAAIIANFAQMGMLGAILTFAPAALYAAHAIAPFDWGISALRDQQLGGLIMWVPAGLPYAVAAVTLARQSWTRLRGDLSW from the coding sequence ATGGACAGGATTTACTGCGGCCCGCCGCCGCTCCCCGATCAGCTATGGTCCAGCTGGAACCTTGATCCGCCATTGCTGCTGGCCTTGGCGCTGATGGGCTGGCTGCTGCGGCGCGATCTGGCAGGGCTGCTGGCGGTTGCGGTGCTGATCCTGGCCTTTGTCTCGCCGCTTTGCGCGCTGTCCTCGGCGCTGTTTTCGGCGCGGGTGGTGCATCATGTGTTGCTGGTCGCGGTTGCGGCACCGCTTTTGGCCTGGGGGCTGCGCGCCCAAACGGCAGGCGGGCCGGCGCTGCCCTTGGCGGTGGCGAGCGTGATCTTATGGGCATGGCATCTGCCCGCCGCCTATGATGCCGCGCTGTCGCATGTCGGAGTGTACTGGCTGATGCAGATCACCCTGCTGGCAAGCGCGGTCTGGTTCTGGCGCGCGGCTTTTGCGCGCAACGGGGCGCCGGTGCTGCAACTGGCCGCGATCATCGCCAATTTCGCGCAGATGGGGATGCTGGGCGCGATCCTGACTTTCGCGCCAGCCGCGCTTTATGCGGCCCATGCCATCGCGCCGTTTGACTGGGGTATCAGCGCGCTGCGCGACCAGCAGCTGGGCGGGCTGATCATGTGGGTGCCTGCGGGGCTGCCCTATGCGGTGGCCGCCGTGACGCTGGCGCGCCAAAGCTGGACCCGGCTGCGGGGGGATCTGTCGTGGTAG